The Streptomyces sp. 11x1 genomic sequence GTGCTGACCGACCCCCTGTTCGCGCGCCGGCTCGCACATCTGCGCAGGCGCCGGGGCGCGCCCCCGCCACCGGAGGCCGCGGTCGCGGACGTCGCACTGGTGTCGCATCTGCACGCCGATCATCTGCACGTCCCCTCCCTGGCCCGGCTCGCTCCGGGGACCCGGGTGGTGGTGCCGAAGGGCGCGCCGCGCCAGGTGCCGGGGCTGCGCAGGCTGGCCCATCTCCGGCTCTCCGAGGCGGCGCCCGGTGACGAGGTCAGGGTCGGTGACCTGGTCGTACGCGCTGTCTCCGCCCGGCACGACGGGCGGCGGCTGCCGGTGGGACCGCATCGCTCGCCCGCGCTCGGCTTCGTCGTCGAGGGCGAGGCGCGGACGTACTTCGCCGGGGACACCGGGCTGTTCGAGACGATGGCGAAGGAGGTCGGGCCGGTCGACGTGGCCCTGCTGCCGGTCGGCGGCTGGGGACCGTACCTCGGCGAGGGACACCTGGACGCGGGGCGCGCGGCGGAGGCGCTTGCGCTGCTCGCGCCCCGGAGCGCGGTTCCGGTGCACTACGGCACGTACTGGCCGATCGGCATGGACGCCGTGCGCCCCCATGAATTCCACGCTCCTGGTGAGGAGTTCGTACGCCTCGCCGCCGCACGCGCTCCCGACGTGGCCGTGCACCGGCTGGGCCACGGGGAGAGCGTGCGACCGGGGGTGGCCCGATGAGACGCCCGTCGGCGGAGGTCGCAGAGGTCGTGGGGGAGGCTCGGTGATCGCCCTGGCCGCGAGCGCTCCCGTGCCGTACGCGTCCACCCAGCAGGCGATCGGCTATCCCACGCTGTTCCTGCTGGTGCTGATCGGGGCGCTGGTGCCGGTGGTGCCGACCGGGGCGCTGGTCAGTTCGGCGGCCGTGGTGGCGTTCCATCAGACGGCGCCGCTCTCGCTGCTGCTGGTGTTCGCGGTGGCGTCGGTCGCCGCCTTCCTCGGGGACATCGCGCTGTACTGGCTGGGCCGGCGCGGTATGGGCTCCAAGAACGGTTCGCGCTGGTTGGAGGCGATTCGCCGCCGGGCGCCGGAGGACCGGCTGACCCAGGCGCAGGCGAAGCTCGACGACCACGGGGTGGCCGTGCTGGTGCTGTCGCGGCTGATGCCGGCCGGGCGTCTCCCGGTGATGCTGGCCTGTCTGCTGGCGAAGATGCCGCTGCGGCGGTTCGCCCGGGGGAATCTGCCGGCGTGCCTCGCGTGGGCCGTGACGTACCAGTTGATCGGCATCCTGGGCGGGTCCTTGTTCGAGGAGCCGTGGGAAGGGGTACTGGCGGCGGTCGTGCTGACGCTGCTGATCAGCCTGGTGCCGAGTGTGTGGCGCCGGGTCGTCCGGTGAGGGTCAGTCCAGCACTCGGGAGCCGCCGATCGGCAGGTCCCACAGGTTCTCGCGCGGCAGTCCGGCCGCCCGCCATGCCGTCCTCACCCTCCTCAGGGGTTCCAGGACCGGTTCGGCCGACAGCACGAAGGTGGCCCAGTGCATGGGGGCCATGTGCCGGGCGCCGAGGTCCTGGAAGGCACGGACGGCTTCCTCCGGGTCGCAGTGCACGTCGCTCAGCCACCAGCGGGGGTCGTAGGCGCCGATCGGCAGGAGGGCTACGTCGATCCCCGGGTGGCGGCGGCCGATGAGGGAGAACCAGTGGCCGTAGCCGGTGTCGCCGGCGAAGTAGAGGCGCCGGCCGCCGGGGGCGGTGAGGACCCAACCGCCCCACAGGGACCGGCAGGTGTCGGTGAGGGTGCGCTTGGACCAGTGGTGGGCCGGTACGAAGTCGAAGCGGACGCCGTGGAGTTCGGCCGCCTCCCACCAGTCCAGCTCGGTGACCCGGTCGAACCGGCGCCGCCGGAACCAGCGGCCGAGTCCGGCGGGCACGAACACCGGGGTGTCGCGCGGGAGTCTAGCCAGGGTGGGCGCGTCCAGGTGGTCGTAGTGGTTGTGGCTGATGACGACCGCGTCCACCCGGGGCAGCGCGTCCCAGTCGACGCCCACGGGGGTGACGCGCGCCGGGGTGCCCAGGATGCGGCGGGACCAGACGGGGTCGGTGAGGACGGTCAGCCCGCCGATCCGCACCACCCAACTCGCGTGCCCCGCCCAGGAGACGGCCAGGGTACGGGCGTCCGCCCTCGGCAACGGGCCTGGTTCGTAAGGCAGCAGCGGGACGTCGGCGAGTCCGTCGGCCCCGGGCCGCACCGAGCCCTCACGGGCGAACCGGGCGAAGGCCTTCAGCCCGGGGAGGGGCGTGGTGAGCCGGCCGGCGAACGACCGAGGCCAGCGGCGCGGCTCCCCGAGGGGGCGGGGCGGAGCGAGCGGCGGGAGGAGGGGAGTCCCGGACTCCGGGTCGGCGGTGCCCCGGGTGGTTGTCGAGGAGACGGTCGTCGCCGCGGTTGTCGGCATGGAGGCTGTCGTCGTGGAGGTGGTCGTCGAGGAGGCGTTCGTCGTGGAGGTGGTCGACTCGGACTGCTGCGTCATCGAGGAGGCTCCCGTCACTGAGCGTCGTCGTCACGAAGGATCGTCATCGCTGAAGTCCGCCGAAGGCCGGGTCACCGAGGCCGCCGGGGTCACCGAGGCCGCTGGTGCCGTCGGTCCCGCTGGTGCCGTCGGTCCTGCCGAAGAGCCTCACCGCAGGGCCTCGAACGCCGCTCCAAGGCGGGTCAACGCCCTTTCCACCTGCGGGAGTTCCAGGGGATCCGGTGCGGTGAGGGCGCGGGCGCGGTCCTCCTCGGTGGTGCCGAGGAACGCGTCGGTGGACAGCCGGACGCGCAGCGCCCCGAGGTCGTCCCCGAACCGGTGGCCACCGGGGGCGGGCATCCCGAGCCGCTCGGTGAGGAAGTCCTCCGCCTCCTGGGCGTCACCGACGCCGTACCCCGCGAGGGTCGAGCGCAGCGGGGCGAGGTCGGCGTAGAGATGCCGTCCGGCGCGCGGCGGCAGGGCGAGCGCCCCGGCGGCCACCACGGCGCGGTACGCGGCCTCGGCAAGGCGCGCGTGCAGACGCACGGCGGCGGCGAGCCGTTCGGTGACGGCGGCGGGCTCGCCGAGGGCGTGGGCGGCGGCCGCGGCCACCGGGGTGGCGACCCGGGCGCCCAGCGCGGTGAGCACGTCCAGGACCCGGTCGCGCAGCCCCGTCCCGTCCCCGTTCGCCGGGAAGCGGGCGACGGCGGCCGGCCAGCCGGCGGGCAGGAAGGCGCCGGCGAGGTCGGCGACGACGGTGACCCGGTCGGGCAGCATCTCGGCGGGGCTGAGCAGCACGGTGTCGTGCGGGTCGTGCACGGTGTCGCGCCAGGTCTCGTCGCTGACCAGGTGCAGCCCCTCCCCCAGGGCCGCCTCCATGGCCTCGTGCACCAGTTCGGGCGGGGCCACGGTCGCGGTCGGGTCGTCGGCGACGCACAGCACGAGCAGCCGGGGGTCGCCACCCTCGGCCCGGATCCTGCGGACGGTCTCCAGGAGCGCGTACGGGTCCGGCACGCCCCCGCACTCGGCGGGCGTGGCCACGTGGAAGACGCTTCGCCCCAGCGCCCGTGCCTGCGGCTCCCACCAGGCGGCGCACGGCCGTGGGAGCAGCACGTCGCCGCCGATCGCGGCGGTCAGCGCGAGGAGCAGGGCGGGGGCACCGGGGGCGGCCAGGGCCCTGTCCCGGGTGGTGTCCAGTCCGCGCCGGTCCCAGTAGCCGCAGGCGGCGTCCAGGAGGGCGGGGTCGCCACCGAGCGGGACCGGGTGGGGGCGGTCCGACGCGGCGGAGAGCGCGGCGGCCAGTTCGGGCAGGACGGGCAGTCCCTGGGCGGGGAGCGGCGGGCCGTAGCGGACCGGACCGTGCCCTTCCGGATCCGTCCGCCGCATGTGTGCCTCCGCCCGCTCCTGGTGCGTCGCCCGGCGCTCACCCCTCGGGATCGCTCCGGGATGTCGATGGTGCTCGTGCTGCCGCGTGGTGTTGCTCGGTGCTCCGTCGTGCGTCGGGGTGCGTCGGCGGCCCGTGTCGAACTCGGCGGGCGTCGCACGCACCCTCGGCCTGTCAGTACCCAGGCCCGCGCGCGCCATGGGCCCCGGGGCGGGTTGCGCCGGTCACATCCGTCAGGGGCCGGTGGCGGGCGCGGAGCCCTCAGGGCGTCCACCGGTCCCGGCGGCGCAGCCGGTGCACGGCCGCGCCGAGCGCGCCCGCGACGAGCAGGCCGCCCGCGACCATGGCCGGGACGGAGTCGGTGAAGGCCCCGCCGTCACCCGCGTGGACGCCGCGCTGGACCGGTGCCGGTTGGTGCGTGGAGTGGTGGGAGGGTTGGTGCGTGGGCTGGTGGGTCGGTTGGTGCGTGGGCTGGTGGGTCGGCTTGAGGGTGGACCAGGACTGGTCGCCTCCGACGGAGACGTCGAAGGCCGCGCTCCACTGCTTGCCCTCGCCTCCGGGGGCCGCGGGGCACACTCCGTCGACGCCCCACTCGGTGGCCGAGTTCGCCGCGTCGACGCCGGTCTCGAAGTCCGCGGCGGGCGCGATCTTCGCCGTGCCCTGGTAGGAGGGGCCGGCGTCACCGTCGCCGGGGAGGCGTTGCAGCGTGACGGTGCCCTGTTCGAACGCCTGTGAGCTGGCCTCGATGGTCTCGGGGGCGGTGCCGCCGGTCGGGTCGCAGGCGACGGAGAAAGTGAGGGTGCCGCCCGGCTCGACGGACTGGGGGTCCACCTCGGCCGCGGGGTCCGCGTACGCGGGTGTGGCGGCGGCGCCCAGGACGGCACCGATCAGGGCGGCGGCGGACAGGACACGGGCTCTGCGGCGCATGGGCGGGCGCGTGGGCGGGGGCATCGGGGGGACTCCTTCGGCCGACTCCGGCGGGGTGGGGGCACGACCGCCGTGCCCCGCGTCCATCAGAGCGCCGAGCCCCACGGGGCGCGCGTCACCGGGCACCATTCGCGGGACGCGGAGGGCCGACCGGGTGACGGTTCGCTCCGCCGCGTTCGCCGGTGAGCACCGTGGCGGGAGCGGGTTCGTGGTCGGCTGCCGGTTCGTTGTGGCTGGTCGCGCAGTTCCCCGCGCCCCTATGGGGGCGTGCTGCGGCTCGGGTCGGCTCAATCAGAAAGGGAGACCAGTTCCCGTTCCAGGCCCCGGCCCCTCTTCTGGACCACCGCCGACGCGACGTCCGAGAGTTTGCGGTTGGTGCCCTGGGAGATGCGGCGGAGGACGGTGAACGCGGCGTCGGCGTCGCAGCCGAGGACGTGCATGACCATGCCACAGGCCTGGTCGACCACGGGGCGGGAGCGCAGTGCGGCGCCGAGCTGGTCGAGTTCGCTGAGGGCGGCCCGGTAGGAGCGGTCGCGAACGATGCAGGTCGCGGCGAGGTCGCCGAGGGCACGGGCGGGGCCGTGCGGGACGTCCCTCAGGGCGTGGGGGCGGAAGCTGTAGAGGCTGAGGGTCACGGTGAGCCCGGAGCGCCTGAAGGGGAGCGTGACGCTGGACCGTACGCCCGCGTCGAGGGCCACCGCCCGGTACTCCGGCCAGCGTTCCTCGCGCAGCAGATCGGCGGAGTCGACGGGCTCACCGCGCTCCAGCGCGGCCGGGAGCGGTCCGTCGCCCGAGCGCAGTTGGACGGCGACGAGTCCCGCGAGGTCGGGGTGGGTGACCGCGGCGGGCCGTTCGGTGCCGCTGTCGGACACCATGCCGCTGGCGCCGCAGCAGTCGTCGGTGCAGCGGGCGGCCTGTTCGACGAGTTCGGAGAGCCTTCTGCCCGGATGTGCGGATTCCGCTGATTCCCGGCCCACGCGGCCGAGTTGTTCGCGTTCCGGCATGATGCACGCCTCCTCCTCGGATCGCCTTCCCACGCACCCGCGCGGAAAACGAATCTTCGGCCTTCGGTCCGGCCGTGCCCTCCGCGTCGTCCAGGCGCTACGTTCGTCGTATGACCCAGACGGACGAATTCGGTGAGGAACTCGCGGATTTCGTACACCGTGTCGCGGAGCTCAAGGCGGCCCGTTCGGTGCCGACGGGAGATCTGCCGACGGTCCTGGACGCGGCGTTCTTCGAACTCGACCACGTCGCGGACCAGTTGTGGCCGTGGTACGAGCGACTCACCGCCTCGGGTCCGGCCGGCGGCACCTCGTCCGCCGCGCAGGAG encodes the following:
- a CDS encoding MBL fold metallo-hydrolase — its product is MPVEITWWGHATCTVEDSGTRVLTDPLFARRLAHLRRRRGAPPPPEAAVADVALVSHLHADHLHVPSLARLAPGTRVVVPKGAPRQVPGLRRLAHLRLSEAAPGDEVRVGDLVVRAVSARHDGRRLPVGPHRSPALGFVVEGEARTYFAGDTGLFETMAKEVGPVDVALLPVGGWGPYLGEGHLDAGRAAEALALLAPRSAVPVHYGTYWPIGMDAVRPHEFHAPGEEFVRLAAARAPDVAVHRLGHGESVRPGVAR
- a CDS encoding VTT domain-containing protein, which translates into the protein MIALAASAPVPYASTQQAIGYPTLFLLVLIGALVPVVPTGALVSSAAVVAFHQTAPLSLLLVFAVASVAAFLGDIALYWLGRRGMGSKNGSRWLEAIRRRAPEDRLTQAQAKLDDHGVAVLVLSRLMPAGRLPVMLACLLAKMPLRRFARGNLPACLAWAVTYQLIGILGGSLFEEPWEGVLAAVVLTLLISLVPSVWRRVVR
- a CDS encoding MBL fold metallo-hydrolase, producing MTQQSESTTSTTNASSTTTSTTTASMPTTAATTVSSTTTRGTADPESGTPLLPPLAPPRPLGEPRRWPRSFAGRLTTPLPGLKAFARFAREGSVRPGADGLADVPLLPYEPGPLPRADARTLAVSWAGHASWVVRIGGLTVLTDPVWSRRILGTPARVTPVGVDWDALPRVDAVVISHNHYDHLDAPTLARLPRDTPVFVPAGLGRWFRRRRFDRVTELDWWEAAELHGVRFDFVPAHHWSKRTLTDTCRSLWGGWVLTAPGGRRLYFAGDTGYGHWFSLIGRRHPGIDVALLPIGAYDPRWWLSDVHCDPEEAVRAFQDLGARHMAPMHWATFVLSAEPVLEPLRRVRTAWRAAGLPRENLWDLPIGGSRVLD
- a CDS encoding aminotransferase class I/II-fold pyridoxal phosphate-dependent enzyme yields the protein MRRTDPEGHGPVRYGPPLPAQGLPVLPELAAALSAASDRPHPVPLGGDPALLDAACGYWDRRGLDTTRDRALAAPGAPALLLALTAAIGGDVLLPRPCAAWWEPQARALGRSVFHVATPAECGGVPDPYALLETVRRIRAEGGDPRLLVLCVADDPTATVAPPELVHEAMEAALGEGLHLVSDETWRDTVHDPHDTVLLSPAEMLPDRVTVVADLAGAFLPAGWPAAVARFPANGDGTGLRDRVLDVLTALGARVATPVAAAAAHALGEPAAVTERLAAAVRLHARLAEAAYRAVVAAGALALPPRAGRHLYADLAPLRSTLAGYGVGDAQEAEDFLTERLGMPAPGGHRFGDDLGALRVRLSTDAFLGTTEEDRARALTAPDPLELPQVERALTRLGAAFEALR
- a CDS encoding PT domain-containing protein; its protein translation is MRRRARVLSAAALIGAVLGAAATPAYADPAAEVDPQSVEPGGTLTFSVACDPTGGTAPETIEASSQAFEQGTVTLQRLPGDGDAGPSYQGTAKIAPAADFETGVDAANSATEWGVDGVCPAAPGGEGKQWSAAFDVSVGGDQSWSTLKPTHQPTHQPTHQPTHQPSHHSTHQPAPVQRGVHAGDGGAFTDSVPAMVAGGLLVAGALGAAVHRLRRRDRWTP
- a CDS encoding GAF and ANTAR domain-containing protein: MPEREQLGRVGRESAESAHPGRRLSELVEQAARCTDDCCGASGMVSDSGTERPAAVTHPDLAGLVAVQLRSGDGPLPAALERGEPVDSADLLREERWPEYRAVALDAGVRSSVTLPFRRSGLTVTLSLYSFRPHALRDVPHGPARALGDLAATCIVRDRSYRAALSELDQLGAALRSRPVVDQACGMVMHVLGCDADAAFTVLRRISQGTNRKLSDVASAVVQKRGRGLERELVSLSD